The DNA window AGCGGAGTTCCCTCTCCCGCGCAAGCGGGGGAGGGTTAGGGAGGGGGCATCCGCGCGACCGCTTCGCCTCACTCCCCCCGCCGCCTTCCCTCATGCAGCCGCAGAATGTCGACGAAATCGGCGCTCTGCCAATTCCTGGACCGGCTCAGCTCGCTGCGCACGCTGCCGACGAAGGCGTCGATCACCGCCCATTCGTCGCCGGCGATCTCGTCCACCGCCTCCAGATAGCAGTGGACGACCCGGTGCAGGCCCTGGCTGACCGGGCTGATCCAGCCCTCCACCGTCTCGCCCATCGCTGCCATCAGCCGGCGGATGCGCAGCAGGTGGGCCATGCGGTGGGCCGGCTTCTCATGCGGTTCGGCCTTCATGGCCTGGAGGAAGGCGAGGCGTCCGGTCTCCACCGCATAGAGGCGCAGCGACTTCAGCTCCGGGTTGGCATAGCCGGCATTGCCGAGATAGCGGCCCCAGCGCCATACCAGTTCCAGCAGCCAGACGATGTCCTCATGGTCGGGCACCGGGGCGTGGCGGGCGTTCATCGCCGCCTGCAGCCGGGCGGCCAGCGCCGGCATCACCGTGCCGGTCAGGTCGCGGCTGACCGCGGCCAGCTCCGCTCGCAGCGCCGGACCGGTGGAGCGGCTGGCGAGGAAGCCGGTGCCGGACAGCGCGGTCAACGCGCGGTCGAACCGCTCCACCGCCTCGCCCAGCAGGGCGCGGGTCGGGGCAGGGGCCGAAAGGACGCCCCCGTCCTGGATGTCCATGTCGCCGAACATGCCGTTCACCACCTCGCGGATGGTGGTGCAGGCGGCGTGGAAATGGCAGAGCAGGGCGCGCAGCAGCGGGTGCGACTCGCGCACCGCCGGGCCGCCATGCTCGCGCACATGGCGCAGGAACACGTCGTAGCGCCGCTTGACGTTCAGCCCGTAGAGCGGGGCGAACCAGGCCAGCAGCTGCGACTGGTCGCGGAAGGGCAGGCCGAGATCGCGCACCCGGCGGACGAAGCCGACCATCAGCGCCGACTGGCAATCCACCTCGGCCGACCGCGGGTCGGAAGGGCCCTGCGTGTCCCCCAGACGCATTTCATCGATGTCGCGGCGCATCCGCTCGGTCAGCGGCACCAGCACGTCGTTGTGCTCCAGCAGGGCGCGGACGAAGCCCAGCAGGTCGCCGTCGACCGACGCCTTGCGGCCGAGATACTGGGTGCGCAGCCCGGCGTCATGCAGAGCCTCGTCATTCGCCATCGCCAGGAAGCGGTCGGTCAGCTTGCGGTCGCCGGCCATGGCATAGAGGAAGTCGAGCGCCTCCTTGCGCATCAGTTCGCGCATCACCATCGCGTCGGGGCTGGACAGCACGGCGTCCAGCATCGACTCGCGCGCCATGGCGTCCAGCCGGCTCTGCACCTCCGCCGCGAGGCCGGGGAAGGCGTAGCAGGCCAGCGCCGCCCAGATCCCGCCCATGTCGACCCGTTGGATCAGCGCCGGCACCGATTCCGGCGAGCGGTACAGGATGGGGTCGTCGACCAGGAAGGGTTCGAACAGGCTGGTGAACAGCCGGCGCGCCTTCATCGGCCGCAGGCGGTTGAAATGTTCGACCAGCGCGTCGCGCAGATGCCGCGCGCGCTCGCCGTTCGGGCTGGCCGCACCCTCCACCGCGTCGAGCACGGAGCGGATGGCATGCATCGGGATGCGGGAGACGACCTCGTCCATCTGGCGGCGGAAGGCGCTGGAGTCCATGCCGCCCGCGCCCGCCTGGGAACCGGCGGAGGGGAGGGAGGTCGTGACCGTCGGCGTGCTGCTCATGCGCCCAACACCTCGCGGGATAGTCGTCGCCCGGACGCTCATAATCCCGAGAGATTATTAAATAAGTTTTGCCATTTCCATCCGCTGTCTTCGCCGGGTCAGATGATTACCGAAATATGTCAACCATTTGTTTTGTAATCTTAGCTTTACCATTCGCCCCCGTCCGGGTTACAGCCCGGCGGCCAGCTGCGCCTCCAGACCCGCGCGGTAATCGGGATAGGCCAGCGTGACACCGAGCTGGCGCTTGATGCGGTCGTTCTTCACCCGGCGGCAATCGGCGTAGAAGCTGGCGGCCATCGGCGACATCTCCGTCTGGTCGAAGGGGATCAGCGGCGGCGGCTCCACCCCCAGCAGGCGGCAGGCATATTCCACCACCTCGTGCGAGGGGCTCGGCAGGTCGTCGGCCACATTGTAGACGGCGCCCAGCGTCGGCCGTTCCATCGAGGCGCGCAGCGTCCTGGCGATGTCCTCGACATGGATGCGGCAGAACACCTGACCCGGTTTGTCGACCCGTCTGGCGGTGCCGTCGCGCACGGAATCGATGGCGCTGCGGCCGGGGCCATAGATGCCGGCCAGCCGGAACAGATGCATCGGCACGCCATACTGGCGGTACAGGTTCAGCCAGCCACGCTCCGCCTCCACCCGGCGTTTCTGGCGCTCGCCGGTCGGCTTCAGCCATGCCGCCTCGCTCACCCACTCGCCGCCGGTGTCGCCATAGACGCCAGTGGTGGACAGATATCCCGCCCAGTCCAGCGTGCGCAGGTCGGCCAGATCGCGGGCATGCTGGTCCAGCACCGGATCGCCCTTGGCATCCGGCGGGATGCTGACCAGCAGATGGGTGGTGCCGGCCAGCGCCGCGTGCGCATCGGCCAGCGGCCGGCCGCGGTCGAACAGGAAGGCCTCGATGCCCTGAGCCTCCAGCTCCGCCTTCTTCTCCTCGCTGCGGCAGGTGGCGGCCACGCGCCATCCGTCGGCGCGCAGCGCGTCGGCGAAGACGCGGGCGCTGTAGCCGGGGCCGAAGACGAACAGGCGGGGATCGGTCATGGCGGGCGGTTCCGGTTGGGGCAGGGGACTCCGTAACGCCGGGGCTCGGCTTCCGGGCCTGGCTTGCGGGCTTGCGCCCTGCCCGGCGATGGCGGAGTGTAAAGGCACCATGACCCGACGCAATCCTTACCTTATCGGCGCGCTTTCCCTGGGGCTGTTCGCAGCTCTGCCGACGGTGCATGCCGCCGCTGCCGCCACCGGCTCCTCCTCCACGCTCGACCGCAACCGCGAGCTTCAGGCCTGTGCCGCCAAGGCGGAGGCGAACCCCGACGGCGCCAAGGCCGACGCCAAGCGCTGGCAGGAGCAGGGCGGCGGCGATTACGCCAAGCTCTGCCAGGCGCTGGCGCTGTTCCATGCCGGCGACTTCAAGGCGGCTGGCGCCCAGATGGAGGCGCTGGTGCCGACGCTGGGCAAGGACGACCCCAGGGCCGCCGCCTCGCTGCTCGGCCGGGCCGGCTGGGCATGGCTGCGGGCCGGCGACCAGGGCCGGGCGGAGCGGCTCTACAGCGCGGCGCTGGACAAGACGCCGGGCGACGTCGATCTGCTGATCGACCGCGCCTTCGCCCGTGCCGAAGGTGAACGCTTCTGGGACGCCATCGCCGACCTCGACGCGGCGCTGTCGCGCGACCCGCGCCGGGCCGACGCCTATCTCTACCGCGCGACCGCCCACAAGGCACTGTCCAACTACCGGCAGGCCTTGGCCGACATCGACCATGCGCTGGAACTGAAGCCCGGCGACCCGGAGGCGATCCTGCTGCGCGGCAACGTCAAGGCGATGG is part of the Azospirillum lipoferum 4B genome and encodes:
- a CDS encoding SDR family oxidoreductase; translation: MTDPRLFVFGPGYSARVFADALRADGWRVAATCRSEEKKAELEAQGIEAFLFDRGRPLADAHAALAGTTHLLVSIPPDAKGDPVLDQHARDLADLRTLDWAGYLSTTGVYGDTGGEWVSEAAWLKPTGERQKRRVEAERGWLNLYRQYGVPMHLFRLAGIYGPGRSAIDSVRDGTARRVDKPGQVFCRIHVEDIARTLRASMERPTLGAVYNVADDLPSPSHEVVEYACRLLGVEPPPLIPFDQTEMSPMAASFYADCRRVKNDRIKRQLGVTLAYPDYRAGLEAQLAAGL